A single region of the Lotus japonicus ecotype B-129 chromosome 4, LjGifu_v1.2 genome encodes:
- the LOC130712811 gene encoding uncharacterized protein LOC130712811: MAFLLRLRTIHTVTNPSRSLSLLHHHRHLSSTSNSGAGDLLRLRTFLTLTTPSQLHHHRTSNSVAGDHPNTNHPFLFCLRKIQTFLLHHLRRHLSTSNSGGGDHPTSNNPSPSPSSLRELREAIERLSATDYIVASKTPTYTIFSFDPSSNSNAVPDSSSAADFVPTGKLDEKLHQLKLSALNLGQRQATDRNRLWKLKESRIELRNKVLKNVTKSISRVQEHKGGKGSARWPEICEMMVKEIDGLIAEMKRLGETTRQDMNLLGVLVKSRLASIDEMVKNLSEIREDLQEEVWKELNEGLWRGVSRWS; the protein is encoded by the coding sequence ATGGCATTCCTCCTCCGTCTCAGAACAATCCACACTGTCACTAACCCTTCCCGTTCTCTTtctctcctccaccaccaccgccacctctCATCCACCTCCAACTCCGGCGCCGGTGACCTCCTCCGCCTGAGAACATTCCTAACTTTGACAACCCCATCTcagctccaccaccaccgcactTCCAACTCCGTCGCCGGCGACCACCCCAACACCAACCATCCCTTCCTCTTCTGTCTGAGAAAAATCCAAACATTTCTGCTCCACCACCTCCGCCGCCACTTATCCACCTCCAACTCCGGCGGCGGCGACCACCCAACCTCCAACAATCCCTCTCCCTCCCCTTCCTCTCTCAGAGAACTGCGGGAGGCTATCGAGAGACTCTCTGCAACTGATTACATTGTGGCGAGTAAAACCCCAACCTATACCATCTTCTCCTTCGACCCTTCCTCCAACTCCAACGCCGTGCCCGACTCCTCCTCCGCCGCCGATTTCGTTCCCACCGGAAAGTTGGATGAGAAGCTTCACCAGTTGAAACTCAGCGCGTTGAACTTGGGGCAAAGACAGGCTACTGATCGCAACCGCCTATGGAAGCTGAAGGAGTCAAGAATCGAACTCCGGAACAAGGTCCTCAAGAATGTCACCAAGAGTATCAGCAGGGTGCAGGAACACAAGGGCGGCAAGGGCAGCGCGCGGTGGCCGGAGATATGcgaaatgatggtgaaggagatTGATGGCTTAATTGCAGAGATGAAGAGGTTGGGGGAGACGACGAGGCAGGATATGAACTTGTTAGGAGTGTTGGTGAAATCCAGACTCGCTTCCATTGATGAGATGGTGAAAAACTTGTCGGAGATAAGGGAAGATTTGCAGGAGGAAGTGTGGAAGGAGCTGAATGAGGGGCTGTGGAGAGGTGTGAGCAGGTGGAGCTGA
- the LOC130712434 gene encoding uncharacterized protein LOC130712434 — translation MTNNAIFKNSGQRANGHEHTQFSTLRMTMPLIQSGSLNLFPSNSTTDIDLESIRQQTDESRYNMVNMLTQQMSTMFNPLIQNTQHLTRQLCRIADVLGAPPLNQTFQQVPDYGQSVPLNFTQREVQNFSQNEPQNLTQDHNFVLQAELPRGGKVPKVTKFSGDTGESTVEHIARYQLEICDLANNELLKMKYFPSFLTKNAFTWFTTLPPNSIHNWNELEMDFHEQFFRGETKVTLMDLANVERQPNEPIDDYLIRFRHMETRCSTHVPEFELVKMAIGGLDYSIKKILVNDEFIDMTQLAHKVKRVEKLRLEKYEPEEVFQGEESSCIRATQSPEIDQDEIDQSDEDSGSDENEVNMAEFKPKSPYTYEGESKGKFPAKSYKGLKTTSDYQKVMVKRSQNLPRTSSPKGVG, via the exons ATGACAAATAATGCCATCTTTAAAAATTCTGGGCAGAGAGCAAATGGTCATGAACACACTCAGTTCAGCACATTAAGAATGACCATGCCTTTGATTCAAAGTGGTTCATtgaatttatttccttcaaattcaACCACTGATATTGATTTAGAATCAATTAGGCAACAAACTGATGAAAGTAGGTACAATATGGTGAACATGTTGACACAACAAATGTCAACTATGTTTAATCCTCTCATTCAAAATACTCAACACTTGACTCGACAATTGTGTCGAATTGCTGATGTTCTTGGAGCACCGCCTTTAAACCAAACGTTCCAGCAAGTTCCTGATTACGGTCAAAGTGTGCCTCTAAATTTTACTCAACGTGAAGTTCAGAATTTTAGTCAAAATGAGCCTCAAAATTTGACTCAAGATCATAATTTTG TTCTTCAAGCAGAACTACCAAGGGGAGGAAAGGTTCCAAAAGTTACTAAATTTTCAGGAGACACAGGTGAATCAACTGTTGAGCATATTGCAAGGTACCAACTTGAAATTTGTGATCTTGCTAACAATGAACtgttgaaaatgaaatattttccaaGTTTCTTGACGAAAAATGCTTTCACTTGGTTTACTACTCTACCTCCTAATTCAATCCATAATTGGAATGAATTGGAGATGGATTTTCATGAGCAATTCTTTAGAGGAGAAACCAAAGTGACATTAATGGACTTGGCTAATGTTGAGAGGCAACCAAATGAGCCAATTGATGACTACTTAATTCGATTTAGGCATATGGAAACTAGATGTTCTACTCATGTGCCTGAATTCGAATTAGTAAAAATGGCTATTGGGGGCCTAGACTATTCGATTAAAAAGATTTTGGTTAATGATGAGTTCATAGATATGACTCAATTGGCTCATAAGGTTAAAAGAGTAGAGAAACTAAGACTTGAGAAATACGAGCCTGAAGAAGTTTTTCAAGGAGAAGAAAGTTCATGCATAAGAGCCACTCAAAGTCCTGAAATTGATCAAGATGAAATTGATCAATCTGATGAGGATAGTGGtagtgatgaaaatgaggtGAATATGGCTGAATTTAAGCCAAAGTCTCCCTATACTTATGAAGGTGAGAGCAAAGGAAAATTTCCAGCAAAATCCTATAAAGGATTGAAGACTACAAGTGACTATCAGAAGGTTATGGTGAAAAGGAGCCAGAATTTGCCAAGGACCTCAAGCCCAAAAGGGGTTGGctga
- the LOC130712435 gene encoding uncharacterized protein At4g04775-like, translating into MRRPTTSSTSATGSRASSLNALPPGGTCECGELILHLTSHTPKNPGRRFWRCRNFETSKDCGFFLWDDFVQGQGAERQPDLELLKIMHELEDLKRKHDELSRKLEESKKKNNKLQRKLDCETMKNNVAFFSVGFAVLLWVVGLGLFFTSGKFK; encoded by the exons ATGAGAAGACCAACAACTTCTTCTACTTCTGCCACTGGTTCTCGTGCTTCTTCTCTGAACGCATTGCCTCCTGGAGGAACTTGCGAGTgtggagaattgattttgcaCCTGACCTCACACACTCCTAAGAACCCAGGTCGGAGGTTCTGGAGATGCAGGAATTTCGAG ACATCTAAAGATTGTGGGTTTTTCTTGTGGGATGATTTTGTCCAAGGGCAAGGTGCTGAAAGACAACCAGACCTTGAATTACTGAAAATAATGCATGAATTGGAGGATTtgaagaggaaacatgatgaattGAGCAGAAAATTGGAAGAaagcaagaagaagaacaacaaactGCAAAGGAAGCTTGACTGTGAAACCATGAAGAATAATGTGGCCTTTTTTAGTGTTGGCTTTGCTGTGCTGTTGTGGGTTGTAGGATTAGGGTTGTTCTTCACTTCTGGGAAATTCAAGTAG
- the LOC130715111 gene encoding uncharacterized protein LOC130715111: MANKVHAHNKRQNGGLEYFGNNVKLQLETSQIHYLERELPYSCQVEDDWSKINSYLASVKIQNNEKLSKKSGTRSNAPSLVARLMGMDMMPLDTKSVVPSDESISENMVFDPFYQDIEDDGWGQNYGKPRPREHPQEEEFQTFKKEFEEYQAARFKECLKDSGTGSISSQMHAQESLNKEMVPHYESSQREATEKSAELDSHLFKTKLPNDDMMNLRDRTLSRDFEESLILNTRSRLDICSSPSQIVILKPSADSIYNCYHKDNGTSSSGTLQGRGSIEEFLEEVGERLKCEMQGKSVKKGSAGRGSGIETPYYEKLSDPKEIAHYIAQEVRESVTRDAEVTLIRSKSTQKPFSTRWSRIPEFFNRDTRNFFTKRLRNVMKNEALFDIPEMSCGNSRSYILDNHCDILKERQEIQTGSFRHEIDNNSFLHKELSSQKLVRSLSAPAVSRRAFEKLEAVETMPVKVKKKKKDKFKFKEKVSSFKHAFDLRRKLFGSRVHSMVESHCNEYDPLVRDIRSGPTVLLKYGERHENSTEVPPSPASMCSLAQEELWAQTEYLSPISTPDVSSIDNVAMPKDFRDTISGLKELRRQISQLESDSPEDLTKKQEHLESEFVLLEDPEESYVRDLLVASGLYFGSWVKSLSKGDTFAKQIGNSDFEEVEESHKKLIKENVRSMKDQNESKLEHMVLLDLLNEALSIVLGPPLTLSRFKRMLSNSSMDPPPNGKELLKLVWDIISVSLHPSSNTPYSQDLRSISWYELINDQINVLEREIAYLIADDLIEEFTNNMLLGTL; encoded by the exons ATGGCCAATAAAGTTCATGCCCATAATAAGAGACAAAATGGCG GACTGGAATATTTCGGCAATAACGTGAAGCTGCAATTAGAAACATCTCAGATCCACTATCTCGAAAGAGAATTACCT TACTCATGTCAAGTAGAGGATGACTGGTCAAAGATAAATAGTTACTTGGCTTCAGTGAAAATACAGAACAATGAGAAGCTATCCAAAAAATCAGGCACCAGAAGTAATGCACCAAGCCTTGTGGCAAGGTTGATGGGGATGGACATGATGCCATTAGACACTAAATCTGTAGTTCCATCAGATGAAAGCATAAGTGAAAACATGGTATTTGATCCATTCTACCAAGACATTGAAGATGATGGATGGGGACAGAATTATGGAAAACCAAGACCAAGGGAACATCCTCAGGAAGAGGAATTCCAGACATTCaagaaagaatttgaagaaTATCAAGCAGCAAGATTTAAGGAGTGTTTGAAGGATTCTGGAACTGGAAGTATTTCTAGCCAAATGCATGCTCAAGAGAGTCTCAACAAGGAAATGGTGCCACATTATGAAAGCTCACAGAGAGAGGCAACAGAGAAATCTGCAGAGCTAGATAGTCACTTATTTAAAACTAAGCTACCTAATGATGACATGATGAATTTAAGGGATAGAACACTGAGTAGAGACTTTGAGGAGTCTCTAATACTGAACACTAGAAGCAGATTAGATATATGTTCTTCTCCCTCTCAGATAGTTATCTTGAAGCCTAGTGCTGATAGTATTTACAATTGCTACCATAAAGACAATGGGACCAGTTCATCAGGAACTTTACAAGGGAGAGGTAGTATAGAAGAATTTCTTGAGGAGGTAGGAGAGCGTTTGAAATGTGAGATGCAAGGGAAATCTGTCAAAAAGGGTTCTGCGGGTCGAGGAAGTGGAATTGAAACACCTTACTATGAAAAACTATCTGATCCTAAAGAAATAGCTCATTATATAGCACAAGAGGTCAGAGAAAGTGTGACTAGAGATGCAGAAGTGACTTTGATCCGCTCAAAATCCACACAAAAGCCTTTTTCTACTAGGTGGAGTCGGATACCGGAATTTTTCAACAGAGATACCAGGAATTTTTTCACAAAGAGGCTAAGAAATGTTATGAAAAATGAAGCACTTTTTGACATTCCTGAAATGAGTTGTGGGAACTCAAGGTCATATATACTAGACAATCACTGTGATATTTTGAAAGAGAGACAAGAAATTCAAACAGGGTCCTTCAGGCATGAAATAGATAACAACTCATTTCTCCACAAGGAGTTGTCTTCTCAGAAACTTGTAAGATCCTTATCTGCTCCAGCTGTATCAAGAAGAGCATTTGAGaaacttgaagctgttgaaacAATGCCGGTCAAGgttaaaaaaaagaagaaagataaatttaagtttaaagaaaaagttTCCAGTTTTAAACATGCTTTTGATCTGAGAAGAAAGCTGTTCGGAAGCAGGGTTCATTCAATGGTAGAATCACACTGCAATGAATATGATCCCTTGGTGAGAGATATCAGAAGTGGACCAACTGTTCTCTTGAAATATGGCGAGAGGCAT GAGAACTCCACTGAGGTACCACCTAGTCCTGCATCTATGTGCAGCCTTGCTCAGGAAGAACTTTGGGCACAGACTGAATATTTAAGTCCAATATCAACTCCAGATGTATCTTCAATAGACAATGTTGCTATGCCGAAGGATTTTAGAGATACCATTTCTGGTTTGAAAG AGCTAAGGAGGCAAATCAGTCAACTTGAGTCTGATAGCCCTGAGGACCTAACGAAAAAGCAAGAGCATCTTGAATCTGAATTCGTTCTGTTGGAAGATCCAGAAGAATCTTATGTAAGAGATCTGCTTGTTGCATCCGGTCTGTATTTCGGCTCGTGGGTAAAGTCTTTGTCAAAAGGGGACACATTTGCAAAGCAAATTGGCAACTCAGATTTTGAAGAAGTGGAAGAATCTCATAAGAAACTGATCAAGGAGAATGTAAGATCTATGAAGGATCAGAATGAGAGTAAGTTAGAGCACATGGTTTTACTTGATTTGTTAAATGAGGCACTTTCCATTGTTCTTGGACCACCTTTGACATTGTCTAGATTCAAAAGGATGCTAAGCAACTCCTCCATGGACCCTCCACCAAATGGAAAAGAACTACTGAAATTAGTATGGGACATTATCTCTGTTTCTCTACATCCTTCATCTAACACACCTTATTCACAAGACCTGAGATCCATCTCCTGGTATGAACTAATAAATGATCAGATCAATGTATTAGAAAGAGAGATAGCATATCTAATCGCTGATGATTTGATTGAAGAATTCACGAACAATATGCTCTTAGGTACACTGTAA